The following are from one region of the Rhizobium sullae genome:
- a CDS encoding DUF2268 domain-containing putative Zn-dependent protease (predicted Zn-dependent protease with a strongly conserved HExxH motif) has protein sequence MKLNLHFLEAEGSLAPWRNAIRAQANSVAARIRAVVPPEFHQRSFDIVIQYLPDEVIPELGFGGSCFRRGLVTINLDPKTADLEAHLVQGVFRRMLAHELHHAMRWGACGYGLSLGEALVSEGLADAFSETITGLSAPPWSSALRDGGWCDLLDQAEREQDRQDYDHAAWFFGTGELPRWAGYTIGYRLARLYGQANPEAAAIGMIDAPSSAVLAFLAALRASVSATK, from the coding sequence ATGAAGCTCAACCTCCATTTCCTTGAAGCCGAAGGGTCGCTTGCCCCTTGGCGCAACGCTATTCGGGCGCAGGCTAATTCCGTTGCCGCTCGCATTCGCGCCGTCGTTCCGCCGGAATTTCATCAACGCTCGTTCGACATCGTCATCCAATACCTACCGGATGAGGTCATTCCAGAATTGGGCTTTGGCGGTTCCTGCTTCCGTCGCGGGCTGGTGACCATCAATCTCGATCCCAAGACGGCTGACCTCGAGGCCCATCTAGTGCAAGGAGTTTTCAGGCGTATGCTGGCCCATGAACTCCATCATGCAATGCGATGGGGTGCATGTGGCTACGGATTGTCGTTGGGTGAGGCCTTGGTATCGGAGGGGCTTGCCGACGCTTTCTCGGAAACCATTACTGGCCTTTCCGCCCCGCCTTGGTCGAGCGCGCTGCGCGATGGCGGTTGGTGCGACCTTCTCGACCAGGCCGAACGCGAACAAGATCGCCAGGATTACGATCACGCGGCTTGGTTCTTTGGCACTGGCGAACTGCCCCGATGGGCAGGTTACACGATCGGCTACCGCTTGGCCCGTCTCTACGGTCAGGCAAACCCCGAGGCTGCCGCAATCGGCATGATCGACGCACCGTCGTCTGCGGTTCTCGCATTTTTAGCTGCGCTCAGGGCAAGTGTTTCAGCCACGAAGTAG
- a CDS encoding GNAT family N-acetyltransferase produces the protein MRRDNAAYEFATALPPGYDPRQKHAFLANCQGAPVGLLDIIDGYPMPGTEFIGLLAVRESAQDSGVGRALFREAERFARDHLRARTLRLAVVETNPVMGFWIKMGFRPTGEVKPFEGKMIKSRSALMEKEL, from the coding sequence TTGAGACGCGATAACGCGGCCTATGAATTCGCAACTGCGCTCCCGCCCGGTTACGACCCGCGTCAAAAGCATGCGTTCTTAGCGAACTGCCAAGGTGCGCCCGTCGGCCTTCTGGATATCATCGACGGCTACCCTATGCCCGGGACGGAGTTCATTGGCCTTCTGGCTGTCCGGGAGAGTGCACAGGATTCTGGCGTTGGCCGAGCACTGTTTCGTGAGGCGGAACGGTTCGCTCGCGACCATCTCAGAGCACGCACCTTGCGGCTGGCCGTGGTGGAAACAAATCCGGTCATGGGCTTTTGGATTAAGATGGGCTTCCGTCCTACTGGTGAAGTTAAACCCTTCGAGGGGAAGATGATCAAATCGCGCTCGGCCCTAATGGAGAAAGAGCTTTAG
- a CDS encoding dihydrofolate reductase family protein, whose translation MVVRVDLMISLDGFATTTDQTPEAPFGEDWSRLVGAYAATRTFRERVLKDTTGAGTTGVDDEYAKEYFDNVGAEIMGAGMFGLHNFPDDPNWRGWWGDEPPFRVPVFVLTHRPRPSLEMAGGTTFHFINTTPADALQRAVSVAGDKDVRVGGGPTVVRDFLKAGLVDRLHVAIAPILLGRGIRLWDDLRGLEAGCTVKAETAPSGTIHLTFQR comes from the coding sequence GTGGTAGTTCGTGTCGATCTCATGATCTCGCTCGATGGTTTCGCGACAACGACGGACCAGACGCCCGAAGCTCCGTTCGGCGAGGACTGGTCGCGTCTCGTCGGAGCATATGCTGCAACGCGAACGTTCCGCGAGCGCGTGTTAAAGGATACGACGGGAGCAGGGACCACAGGTGTCGACGACGAATACGCGAAGGAGTACTTCGATAATGTGGGTGCCGAGATCATGGGCGCTGGCATGTTCGGACTCCACAACTTTCCCGATGATCCGAACTGGCGTGGCTGGTGGGGCGACGAGCCACCGTTCCGGGTTCCGGTCTTCGTCCTCACCCATAGGCCACGGCCTTCCTTAGAGATGGCCGGCGGGACGACTTTTCATTTCATCAACACCACGCCTGCTGATGCGCTCCAGCGGGCTGTCAGTGTGGCGGGCGACAAGGATGTGCGGGTTGGCGGCGGTCCCACTGTCGTTCGCGACTTCCTAAAGGCGGGCCTTGTCGATCGTCTTCATGTTGCTATCGCTCCGATTTTGCTGGGGCGCGGTATACGCCTGTGGGACGATCTGCGCGGCTTGGAAGCTGGCTGTACCGTCAAGGCAGAAACGGCACCGAGTGGCACCATCCACCTGACCTTCCAACGCTAG
- a CDS encoding ArsR/SmtB family transcription factor — protein sequence MPYHSTPLDLAFHALSDPTRRAVISRLAEGEVPVSVLADPFDMALPSFAQHLKVLEDCGLIASEKRGRSRWCRLVQARFDEAADWMETERRRWTDRLDRLEVYLDKTEEDVEGHGKPV from the coding sequence ATGCCTTACCATTCGACCCCCCTCGACCTCGCCTTTCACGCTCTCAGCGACCCGACCCGCCGCGCGGTGATATCGCGGCTGGCTGAGGGCGAGGTGCCGGTCAGCGTCCTGGCCGACCCTTTCGACATGGCGCTGCCCTCCTTCGCCCAGCATCTCAAGGTGCTGGAAGATTGCGGGCTGATTGCCAGCGAGAAGCGGGGGCGCAGCCGCTGGTGCCGGCTGGTGCAGGCGCGCTTCGACGAGGCGGCGGATTGGATGGAAACAGAACGCCGGCGCTGGACCGATCGGTTGGATCGCCTGGAAGTCTACTTGGACAAGACGGAAGAGGATGTTGAAGGACATGGCAAACCTGTTTGA
- a CDS encoding SRPBCC family protein, with the protein MANLFETWSLDREIVLVKLLNHPRDKVFAAWMDPRALTEWYGPAGLRIESHEADIREGGVWRFDMVGVFEGKEQRFPNLMRFLEIVPNERIVMDYGTPDPDDPDRFRATVTFDEQADGKTVLTMRQLHPSRERRQVVIGFGAVEYGLQTLDGLAAWLDG; encoded by the coding sequence ATGGCAAACCTGTTTGAGACCTGGTCGCTCGATCGCGAAATCGTGCTGGTCAAGCTGCTGAATCACCCACGCGACAAGGTCTTTGCCGCCTGGATGGACCCTAGGGCGCTAACTGAATGGTATGGTCCGGCCGGCCTTAGAATCGAAAGCCATGAGGCCGATATTCGCGAAGGTGGGGTCTGGCGGTTCGACATGGTAGGCGTGTTCGAGGGCAAGGAGCAGCGCTTCCCGAACCTCATGCGCTTTCTGGAGATCGTGCCGAACGAGCGGATCGTAATGGACTACGGCACACCTGACCCTGACGACCCCGACCGTTTCCGCGCCACAGTGACGTTCGATGAGCAGGCCGACGGCAAGACAGTGCTGACAATGCGCCAGCTCCACCCCAGTCGCGAGCGGCGTCAGGTGGTCATCGGCTTCGGCGCGGTGGAATACGGGCTGCAGACGCTGGACGGCCTCGCCGCCTGGCTAGACGGCTGA
- a CDS encoding MFS transporter, whose protein sequence is MSTAAGVASFSVVDVIYFQNIGYNLVFIGLMVSVFNIFVSLAELPFAILFDKYSSKLSLYIGFSLRIIAFAIFAANFGASSMFVAQALAGIATAAASGTTYALILNEVKERSHESMSSELSRMGLYGGAGSLIGGCAGVLAFYYVESSIWLLAILFFVLAIVVLAMFHDRPAEGADSTLRELFSSWVGIFKYRATYLLIIRNASAVAPILLWQVKFEKIALSYVFLGFFIINAASTLAARAAKSTFLKLSNVKYLSVANIAAIGAFAFTDQIYIVVIAFLAHIALHVILHIQVNGHFHSIIENKVRASSASLISLSDSAVVAVAAPAIGYLADQYGLTAAISSSAIFYLTVLILSLSLSTPVERAQQSAAQ, encoded by the coding sequence ATGTCCACCGCCGCTGGGGTTGCGAGCTTCAGCGTAGTCGATGTAATCTATTTCCAAAACATAGGTTACAATCTTGTTTTCATCGGGCTGATGGTGTCCGTATTCAATATTTTCGTCAGCCTTGCCGAGCTGCCTTTTGCGATTCTGTTCGACAAGTATTCGAGCAAGCTCTCCTTATATATTGGATTTTCCCTTCGCATCATCGCCTTTGCAATTTTTGCGGCGAACTTCGGCGCCTCATCAATGTTCGTCGCACAAGCGCTTGCGGGCATAGCAACCGCCGCGGCAAGCGGAACGACCTACGCGCTCATCCTCAACGAGGTGAAGGAGCGATCCCATGAAAGCATGTCCTCCGAACTCAGCAGAATGGGCCTTTATGGAGGCGCCGGTTCACTCATTGGCGGCTGCGCGGGTGTTCTCGCCTTCTACTACGTGGAGAGTTCGATATGGTTGCTCGCCATCCTGTTCTTCGTTCTCGCAATCGTCGTGTTGGCAATGTTCCACGACCGACCGGCAGAAGGCGCTGATTCCACGTTGCGAGAGCTGTTCTCCAGCTGGGTCGGAATCTTCAAATATCGAGCGACCTATCTTCTGATCATCCGCAATGCGAGTGCGGTGGCACCCATATTGCTCTGGCAGGTGAAGTTCGAGAAAATCGCCCTTTCCTATGTCTTCCTGGGGTTCTTTATAATCAATGCAGCATCGACGCTTGCCGCGAGAGCTGCAAAATCGACGTTCCTCAAATTATCCAACGTGAAGTATCTGAGCGTTGCGAACATTGCTGCAATTGGGGCCTTCGCTTTCACAGATCAGATATACATCGTTGTCATCGCATTCCTTGCGCACATAGCGCTGCATGTCATCCTGCACATACAGGTCAATGGACATTTCCATTCCATCATTGAAAATAAAGTCAGAGCGTCATCGGCGTCCTTGATTTCGTTATCGGACTCTGCAGTGGTGGCAGTTGCTGCGCCTGCAATTGGCTATCTCGCGGACCAGTACGGTCTCACGGCAGCAATTTCGAGTTCGGCGATATTCTATTTGACCGTGCTGATTTTATCATTGTCGTTATCTACTCCGGTCGAAAGGGCACAGCAATCGGCGGCACAGTGA
- a CDS encoding LysE family translocator yields the protein MDINFSILALYMVAVVTMIAVPGPVAVLVTGAGLAGGPTKALRTIFGTNAASLVLILLSALVVRGLFAINETAFNVLKLAGACYIAYIGWDIFREAGASDQGQANIQPRVGGFSKGFVMAISNPKDIIFFASFFPQFIGITSDTNTSIALLTVVWIILDFATLMLVYRLVSKLLKPTVDRTMLRVSGVLLLMIAVGGIAMTAVELWRVVSA from the coding sequence ATGGACATCAATTTCAGTATTCTTGCCCTCTATATGGTGGCGGTCGTAACGATGATTGCCGTTCCCGGTCCAGTCGCGGTTCTGGTGACCGGAGCGGGCCTTGCCGGCGGGCCGACTAAAGCTCTCCGAACAATCTTCGGCACAAATGCCGCTTCCCTCGTGCTGATCCTACTTTCGGCCTTGGTGGTAAGGGGGCTTTTTGCGATCAACGAGACGGCGTTCAATGTCCTAAAACTCGCCGGAGCCTGCTATATCGCCTATATCGGCTGGGACATTTTTCGAGAGGCTGGCGCATCGGACCAAGGCCAGGCGAACATTCAGCCCCGTGTTGGCGGTTTCTCCAAGGGCTTCGTCATGGCAATCTCGAACCCCAAGGATATCATTTTCTTCGCGTCGTTTTTCCCGCAGTTCATTGGGATCACGAGCGACACCAATACCAGCATCGCATTGCTCACAGTCGTATGGATTATCCTGGATTTTGCGACGTTGATGCTGGTCTATCGCCTGGTCAGTAAGCTGTTGAAGCCCACCGTTGATCGAACCATGCTGCGCGTGTCGGGTGTTCTGCTGCTCATGATCGCAGTTGGCGGCATCGCTATGACGGCTGTGGAGCTTTGGAGAGTGGTTAGCGCGTGA
- a CDS encoding GNAT family N-acetyltransferase: MANNYIVKFTPEYEIDAPTTAQIAALLDESFPDTFDGRTYFKQLPHFRSLAFEGETVIGQAGVDHRVIRAGGKIIRIFGVIDLCVTPAHRGVGVAGDLLKQVESLALASNVDFLVLMGDVDTLYIANGFRRIDPAMTKWLAVEDVESVAVIERDLSDCFLVKPVRGESWPIGQIDMLGYLF, encoded by the coding sequence ATGGCAAACAACTATATTGTGAAATTTACGCCAGAATACGAAATTGACGCGCCAACAACGGCGCAGATTGCGGCTCTGCTGGACGAGAGTTTTCCTGACACCTTCGATGGCAGAACGTATTTCAAGCAACTGCCGCACTTCCGCTCTCTGGCGTTTGAAGGCGAGACCGTCATTGGCCAGGCAGGTGTTGATCACCGGGTCATAAGGGCCGGTGGAAAGATCATCAGGATCTTCGGAGTCATCGACCTCTGCGTTACGCCAGCGCATCGCGGTGTCGGCGTCGCGGGAGATCTTCTAAAGCAAGTCGAAAGTCTGGCGCTTGCTTCCAATGTCGACTTCCTGGTCTTGATGGGAGACGTTGACACGCTCTACATCGCGAATGGTTTTCGGCGCATTGACCCGGCGATGACTAAGTGGCTCGCCGTGGAGGACGTTGAGAGTGTGGCTGTCATCGAGCGCGACCTCTCGGATTGCTTCCTTGTCAAACCGGTACGAGGCGAAAGTTGGCCTATCGGCCAAATCGATATGTTGGGTTATCTGTTCTGA